In the genome of Mangifera indica cultivar Alphonso chromosome 9, CATAS_Mindica_2.1, whole genome shotgun sequence, the window CTTCTGCATTTGGAGATGGAACTCAGTGAATGGcacattattttgttaatggtTTTGAGGCACGCCTCGATTACACAGAAACTCCAGCCTATACCCCAATTGTAAGTTACAGTATCTAAAACTGGTATCCTAAAAGCTTACAGGTTATTTACTTCCTTTCAAACAAAACCATTATGAAACTGTCAGAGAAAGCAACAGGGTTCCAGGTTATTCATTTCGGCATCCTTTATGGTTTCCAATGGCGGCCTGGTGGACCTTCCAAGCTTCATATAACAGGAATTGAATTTTCTCAACCGGTATTTCGACCCACAGAGTTTAACAGATGCGGCAACCCTTGAAAAGATACTGTGAGAGTACAGGGATGAGATAGCTGTTGTTAACCGTTTGTACCGGATGACAAAGTGAACGTCATCAACAACCCAAGGGACATTGGTTTAAGACTAATCAGGAGAATTAATCCAGATATCTTCATCCAATGGGGCGGTTAACGGTACTTACAGTGCACCATGCTTTATCACAAGATTCCGAGAGGCTTTATTTCAATTCTCAGCATTGTTTGATAGGCTTGAGGCCACTATACCTGGAGAGATGGAACAGAGGGTTGAAAGGCCGATTGGAAATTTCAGGGCTGGGTTCAGGCAACTCCTGTTGAATAAGGAAATTTTGAGGGAAAGGAAGTTATAATTCACAATTTGTTACTGATGAGGATGGTGAGTGGATTCTTCAAGGCTGGAAACGGAGAGTGAGTCATGCTCTCTGGTGCTTCCTCCAATCcatattatcataatctttacTCTGTTTCAACTGCTGTTTTGTTGGGCTTAGAAGACTTTTGCTTAATAGTTTTTGGCATTAATATACCTTAAGATATGTTGGGGActgtttcttcattttattCTGTTTTAAAAGAAACCGTAGTCCTTTCAATTTCAACCAAACAGGTGCATCAAgtaaaaaagtgtttttggCAACAATCAAACTGTGGTTATAAGCAATGAAtacaattttgtgtataaacgatgatatcactatgtgattagATTATTTGTTTacaaatgatgatatgtcaccATATAATATCACAATATCCAACcatataatgacatgttatcatttgtacacaaatttgtgtttattgtttatatacagGTTATTCTTTTCGCAATTCTAATAGTTCTGAAATCAAGCagaacaagattttttttttttatttgggttttttttcaGTACATATGGGAAATAAGAGTATGCAAGGGgtcaaataaaatcaaatgccAAATGAACAAAAAGGGAAATTCTAAGATCACAAAAAGCTTACAGTTTCAAATACTAAGacctgaaataaataaaaggaaattaaataaaaaatgccaGTAAAACCTACTGATTATGCTCACTTTTTTTCCCTGGGAACTTTGGCGGTCTAAGAACACTCCAATCAACTTTTGGTTGCTTGTACGAGCTTTTATGGTTACTTGGTGATGATTGAATCCCAGCTTCAACAGATTTTGgtgatttatttgaatattgcTTTTCAGACTCTACTTCAGACTGTTTTCTTTTAGGGTTCATATTTCCCTCACCAGGCAGTCTAACTTTCGAACACTCCGCTCCATCTTGTGAAGACCCATTTTCTCTATACcacagaaaagaaagaaaataacaatcTGTCAATGCAggtaacaattaaaaaatatcatctgTATGTAAGCATACAAATTGTAATTCCAAATTTTCTATCCACCAATTCACCCATATCTGCACATCTTTCTACTATTTCTCCATAAATAATACTTATGAAGTAAGGGATTTATTGGTCatccaaaatcaaaataagtTCTTCAAATATGCTTTGATCAGACATGCTTCACATGGATAGTGACAAATAAAAACCCCCATTCCTCTAACAAATTTATAGAGAATtgtggggaaaaaaaaagtatatggAAGCACAACCACATAACCAATTTCTCTCAAAATATGGAAGCATTTATTACAAATTTCTACAATTTCTTTGTTACCACACAAAAACCATTAACTCTTTTCAGAAGGAACCATCATCATACACAGGCAGTCTAATAAAGAAAAAGTCTGTCAATCAATGAACAAAGGCAAATGCTCATATTGTACtcatttatttcctttatttttttgtgaattaAGCCTTATGCCCGCAACCTGAAGCAACGGATTAGTCTAGTGACTTCAGGAACAGccataaattttagaaatggcaaacttaaaaaataagggaaattcAGGATTTAACTCAATGCATTTGAGCACAGAACTCCAACTCTCTGTATAATTTAGCATTAAATACAGTAAACATTccaataattttcaaacaagTCACTCAAATGCAGTGGACAGTATATCCGGGTGATTGAGTCAgagataatcaaaatttaaaataaactgaCCTTTCTGAATTTTTAACAGATTGATTGCCAGAACATGAAGCAGATGCTTCTGGTTGCTGAAGAATGTTTGCAGCTTCATTCAGTTTCTACCAAGACAAGGCTGAGAAATGAGGGAAAGCAGTCGATTGCcaaatggaaaattttttagGTCAAAATTGACCAGTATACTCACATCAATAGAAGGATTGAAACTTTGAAATGACATTCGGCCTACAACTGCTCCTGGATGGGGATCCCCCTCCATTATAACCAGACTGCATGCAGACAATGATACATTACAAACCATCACACAGAAGAAAAAAGATAGGTATAAAATCCTGTCATAACATGAAAATCATTActgaaaaattaactaaaactgCAGCTCTGATAGATGGTTACTGTTATTGTACCATGGTGGACATCTACAAATCTGTTTCTAGAGTTGAAGTTGTTTAAATACATCTTTAAAGGAAGATGCTATTCTGTTCCCGatacaattcaaatgtaaaacCCCAATGCCTATTCATTAAAGTCTCAACAGATTTCACTTGCGCTAATGACAAATGTTTAAAGTAACCACATTGTGAACTCAACAAGATCACCGCAACATTTTGATTCCACATGTGTTCTGCATATTTGACAATAGCTTCCGGCTAAAAATATGCATACTCAGAAAAGCAAAGGCCTTTGCACTGATATATTCAGTATCCCTTATTTCAGAAACAAAAGTTCTAGACTTTTCACATCAAGGACCTTCATTTAAGGTATatgaacatataaaatataatctctagTAACCTAAACTAAACCTCAGCTGAGGCATTATGGTCtgtaatttgagttataaat includes:
- the LOC123225508 gene encoding uncharacterized protein LOC123225508, producing MARRELSSTLKNLKFMQRAAPREEKIKKEEEVKPDENFIFPGAVKRKCLVIMEGDPHPGAVVGRMSFQSFNPSIDKLNEAANILQQPEASASCSGNQSVKNSERENGSSQDGAECSKVRLPGEGNMNPKRKQSEVESEKQYSNKSPKSVEAGIQSSPSNHKSSYKQPKVDWSVLRPPKFPGKKSEHNQ